A window from Gossypium raimondii isolate GPD5lz chromosome 7, ASM2569854v1, whole genome shotgun sequence encodes these proteins:
- the LOC105800364 gene encoding 14-3-3-like protein GF14 psi yields the protein MSSTGSTREENVYMAKLAEQAERYEEMVEFMEKVVKAVNVEELTVEERNLLSVAYKNVIGARRASWRIISSIEQKEESKGNGDHVAIIKEYRGKIEAELSKICDGILSLLESHLIPSASTAESKVFYLKMKGDYHRYLAEFKTGVERKEAAESTLLAYKSAQDIAIVELAPTHPIRLGLALNFSVFYYEILNSPDRACNLAKQAFDDAISELDTLGEESYKDSTLIMQLLRDNLTLWTSDITDEAGDEIKEAPLKPESGEGQQ from the exons ATGTCTTCAACTGGGTCAACACGAGAGGAAAATGTTTACATGGCCAAATTGGCTGAGCAAGCTGAACGGTATGAAGAAATGGTGGAGTTCATGGAGAAAGTTGTAAAAGCTGTCAATGTAGAGGAGCTAACTGTTGAGGAACGAAATCTTCTCTCCGTGGCTTACAAAAACGTGATTGGGGCTAGGAGGGCATCATGGAGGATAATCTCTTCAATTGAGCAGAAGGAAGAGAGCAAAGGAAATGGGGATCATGTTGCTATCATCAAGGAGTATAGGGGCAAGATCGAAGCTGAGCTTAGCAAGATCTGTGATGGGATTTTGAGCCTTCTGGAATCTCATCTCATCCCTTCAGCCTCAACAGCTGAGTCCAAGGTGTTTTACCTTAAGATGAAGGGTGATTATCACAGGTATCTTGCTGAGTTTAAGACTGGCGTCGAGAGGAAGGAAGCAGCTGAAAGCACTTTGTTGGCTTACAAGTCTGCTCAG GATATTGCTATTGTTGAACTTGCTCCTACTCACCCAATTAGACTCGGGCTTGCTCTTAACTTCTCTGTTTTCTACTACGAAATCCTCAACTCACCTGATCGTGCCTGCAATCTTGCAAAACAG GCTTTTGATGATGCAATTTCAGAGTTGGATACTTTGGGTGAGGAATCTTACAAGGATAGTACATTGATCATGCAACTTCTCCGGGACAATCTGACCCTTTGGACATCTGACATCACG gatGAAGCTGGAGATGAGATCAAGGAAGCACCTCTAAAGCCTGAGTCAGGGGAGGGACAGCAGTGA